From Cyprinus carpio isolate SPL01 chromosome A7, ASM1834038v1, whole genome shotgun sequence, a single genomic window includes:
- the LOC109094944 gene encoding semaphorin-4F-like, translating into MKMETGKGKCPFEPSQHYTAVMAGGILYTAATSNFLGTMYDISRATGIEQERIRTEQSINWLSDPEFVSSAFIQEDEKNNPTGEDDKMYFFFTEVAKEYDLYTKIKVPRVARVCKSDVGGMKTLQRRWTTFLKAQLVCEDRASGQRFNVLTDVFTVQHQPGDPSSTHFYGIFTSQWEREELSAVCVYSLEEITKVMNGPFKELKKTCENWINPEPIPTPRPGQCLNSALKEQGFESSLKLPDKVLTFVRDHPLMENSVVAAPLMIRNGITYTKLAVTLTMASSGLKQHMTTVLHLGTDHGELHKVAVVGPNATLIEEVPLFSAQEPVNNILLYKDEALVGTPLSLMKLPIVDCSLYSTCEVCAPARCLGCVWRHKEGACAIMKPGKEVEAEDLAGQCTKGEGLCSPPVIEMRVEKGLRVLLSCVQVSPRPCRWDHPPHSHTRRHNYDLEVQVTSESVGTYVCLCDEVGRDQPPCRRAEYLLTLDNPSMGGNVAIAGGQHFLAWHIIFFIVGFVLGGILLFIIYKWQGGMRGGRHSSSTLEKERDLLPSTDTPQSPSSASLLSEAVPLTEKRNGKLNGHGHNMHPGGHNGRHIYANSSGLKLQESALNLAEELDGRERVGPDGEEDGLGDGLSEMEEEFSKMPCLRGAPLAQCEESSI; encoded by the exons ATGAAGATGGAGACGGGGAAGGGGAAATGCCCCTTTGAGCCCAGCCAGCATTACACAGCAGTCATGGCAG gagGGATCCTTTACACTGCTGCCACAAGTAACTTCCTTGGCACAATGTATGACATTTCCAGGGCAACAGGCATCGAGCAGGAACGCATCCGCACTGAACAATCAATCAACTGGCTTAGTG ATCCAGAGTTTGTCAGTTCTGCCTTCATCCAAGAGGATGAGAAAAACAATCCTACTGGTGAAGAtgacaaaatgtacttttttttcactgaagtAGCTAAAGAATATGACCTTTACACCAAGATTAAAGTGCCACGAGTTGCTAGAGTCTGCAAG TCTGATGTAGGTGGTATGAAGACTTTGCAGAGGCGGTGGACGACATTTCTGAAGGCCCAGCTGGTGTGTGAAGATCGAGCAAGTGGACAGCGATTTAACGTTCTGACTGATGTGTTCACTGTACAGCACCAGCCTGGAGACCCCAGCAGCACACACTTCTATGGCATATTCACCTCACAGTG ggAAAGAGAGgagctgtcagctgtgtgtgtgtacagtctgGAGGAGATCACTAAGGTGATGAATGGACCCTTTAAAGAGCTGAAAAAGACCTGTGAAAACTGGATTAACCCAGAGCCCATACCAACACCCCGACCAGGACAG TGTTTGAATAGTGCACTGAAGGAGCAGGGCTTTGAGTCCTCCCTGAAGCTGCCTGATAAAGTGCTGACATTTGTGCGTGATCACCCGCTTATGGAGAACAGTGTGGTGGCAGCACCCCTAATGATCAGAAATGGCATCACATATACTAAACTTGCTGTTACCTTAACAATGGCCTCAAGTGGGCTGAAGCAACACATGACCACTGTTTTGCACCTTGGAACAG ATCATGGAGAGCTGCACAAAGTCGCTGTAGTTGGTCCGAATGCAACTCTTATTGAAGAAGTCCCTCTGTTTTCTGCACAGGAGCCAGTGAATAACATATTGCTTTACAAA GATGAGGCTCTGGTGGGCACTCCTCTTTCGCTGATGAAGTTACCCATAGTGGATTGTTCTCTGTACTCTACCTGTGAGGTGTGTGCACCTGCCCGATGTCTTGGCTGCGTATGGAGGCATAAAGAGGGAGCTTGTGCTATAATGAA GCCAGGTAAAGAAGTAGAAGCAGAAGATTTGGCCGGGCAATGCACCAAAGGTGAAG GTCTTTGCTCTCCACCTGTAATTGAAATGCGTGTTGAAAAGGGTCTGCGTGTCTTGCTTTCTTGCGTGCAAGTGTCTCCTCGTCCCTGCCGCTGGGACCATCCTCCACATAGTCACACTCGCCGCCACAACTATGACCTGGAGGTGCAAGTCACATCAGAGAGCGTGGGCACCTACGTTTGTCTATGTGATGAAGTGGGCAGAGATCAGCCACCCTGTCGCAGAGCAGAGTACCTCCTGACCCTTGACAACCCCAGCATGGGGGGGAACGTGGCCATTGCAGGTGGCCAACACTTCCTGGCCTGgcacataatttttttcattgtaggATTTGTATTGGGTGGCATACTGTTGTTTATAATTTACAAATGGCAAGGCGGCATGAGAGGGGGCAGGCACTCATCATCCACATTGGAAAAGGAGCGAGACTTGCTTCCTTCTACAGACACACCACAGTCTCCAAGCAGTGCCAGTCTGTTGTCAGAGGCAGTTCCACTAACCGAGAAAAGGAACGGGAAATTGAATGGTCACGGACACAATATGCACCCGGGCGGGCACAACGGCAGGCATATTTATGCCAACTCCAGTGGACTTAAACTGCAGGAATCAGCTTTGAACCTCGCAGAGGAACTGGATGGTAGAGAAAGGGTGGGACCAGACGGTGAGGAGGATGGATTGGGGGATGGACTAAGTGAGATGGAGGAGGAGTTTTCTAAGATGCCTTGTTTAAGAGGAGCACCTCTGGCACAGTGTGAAGAAAGCTCTATCTGA